One window from the genome of Cyprinus carpio isolate SPL01 chromosome B1, ASM1834038v1, whole genome shotgun sequence encodes:
- the LOC109060912 gene encoding uncharacterized protein LOC109060912 isoform X2 — protein METVLKSAMLITRLVEDSFLKEVGQRKQEVEVLKRRLQLSESKLREREREWERGRKTRCLDCARTGESSSRDESQPVETVRGADSLCLGLSLRDQSTNQPTLTEDVWSARQRLETNKQTTAHTHSMEKNDVHRQNAKEIVTPNSNAQIHQDFLQRILGNSVIHSESTSDFKPTVSNLDKSNKNFTLDKEMDSNPSRLLQSPKAQDAHKDLPASSPNSRVKTETELDLLPVKEEEEMVPVWDSVNRDDGCHAEMADPSQGELRGPCDQEEIQMGQRFAEHISTEQGNLQPINKQRTFSVVAREVLTQFQVWQRACYSRNIEWGPIIAKIISALPQFYGREAEVIVRCTKMLHNRRDYLRRRAKETAVERSLLPMGQRYLVQLQRSDVQNVKL, from the exons ATGGAGACCGTCCTCAAGTCAGCCATGTTGATAACCAGGCTGGTGGAGGACAGCTTCCTCAAGGAAGTGGGTCAACGAAAACAGGAGGTGGAGGTCTTGAAACGAAGGTTGCAGTTGTCTGAGAGTAAACTGAGGGAGAGGGAGCGGGAATGGGAACGGGGGAGGAAGACACGGTGCCTGGACTGTGCACGGACAGGAGAGTCCAGCAGCAGAGATGAGAGCCAGCCAGTAGAGACAGTCCGGG GAGCAGACAGCCTTTGTTTAGGCCTAAGCCTGAGAGATCAATCTACCAATCAACCTACACTAACTGAAGATGTGTGGAGTGCCAGACAACGCCTGGAGACTAACAAACAaactacagcacacacacactctatggAGAAGAATGATGTACACAGACAGAATGCAAAAGAGATTGTCACACCTAACTCCAACGCACAGATTCATCAGGATTTTCTACAGAGGATTCTGGGCAATTCAGTCATTCACAGTGAGTCCACTAGTGACTTCAAACCCACAGTGAGCAATTTAGACAAATCCAACAAAAACTTTACTCTCGATAAGGAAATGGACTCAAACCCCTCAAGACTTTTACAAAGTCCTAAGGCTCAGGATGCGCACAAGGACTTGCCGGCGTCTTCGCCAAACAGCAGAGTGAAAACCGAAACGGAGCTGGATCTTCTACCTGTCAAGGAGGAGGAAGAGATGGTTCCGGTGTGGGACAGCGTCAACAGAGATGACGGATGCCATGCAGAAATGGCTGATCCGAGTCAGGGAGAGCTCAGAGGACCTTGTGATCAGGAGGAGATACAG ATGGGCCAAAGGTTTGCAGAGCACATTTCCACGGAACAAGGAAATTTACAGCCCATAAACAAGCAGAGGACGTTCAGT GTTGTGGCCAGGGAGGTCCTGACCCAGTTTCAGGTGTGGCAGAGGGCCTGCTATAGCAGGAACATCGAGTGGGGTCCGATTATAGCGAAG ATAATTTCTGCATTGCCGCAGTTTTATGGACGGGAGGCAGAGGTGATCGTACGATGCACTAAGATGCTACACAACCGCAGGGATTACCTTCGAAGGAGAGCAAAG